In Cryptomeria japonica chromosome 10, Sugi_1.0, whole genome shotgun sequence, a genomic segment contains:
- the LOC131052610 gene encoding thylakoid lumenal 19 kDa protein, chloroplastic, translated as MAAISFCSLTFSSIKINPTNLRNNFGINKFPAKLVIRAQQVKTELPTKCNKALAAAAAICVVLSSQSSMAGEMVEEFSKYYGTAASAANYGGYGGNASKKDSAEYTYDVPSGWKERLVSKVEKGTNGTDSEFYNPKRKAEKEYLTFLAGFRTLAPMDSVLNNLSLSDVNLQDIISSANSVKSTERRGANGQVYYDFEIDSPMAHSLISVTCAKNKLYAHFVNAPAQDWTKDEAMLKHIHESFSTVGMTDSA; from the coding sequence ATGGCGGCGATATCGTTCTGCTCGCTCACATTCTCCTCCATCAAAATTAACCCCACAAACCTTCGCAACAATTTTGGCATCAACAAATTCCCAGCAAAACTTGTCATTCGTGCACAGCAGGTGAAAACAGAGCTCCCCACAAAATGCAACAAAGCGCTGGCAGCAGCGGCTGCCATTTGTGTTGTGCTAAGCAGCCAGTCATCCATGGCAGGGGAGATGGTAGAGGAGTTCTCCAAATACTACGGAACAGCAGCCAGTGCCGCCAATTATGGTGGCTATGGCGGCAATGCGAGCAAGAAAGACAGTGCAGAGTACACTTATGACGTTCCCAGTGGCTGGAAAGAGCGCCTTGTCTCCAAAGTGGAAAAGGGCACAAACGGTACAGACAGTGAATTTTATAACCCTAAGCGAAAGGCTGAGAAGGAGTATTTAACTTTCCTCGCTGGATTTCGAACCCTGGCTCCTATGGACAGCGTCTTGAACAATTTGTCACTCTCCGATGTCAATTTGCAGGATATTATATCGAGTGCCAACAGTGTGAAGTCCACCGAGAGGAGGGGGGCGAATGGACAGGTTTATTATGATTTTGAGATTGATAGTCCGATGGCGCACAGCCTTATTTCGGTGACGTGTGCCAAGAATAAATTGTACGCGCATTTTGTTAATGCGCCGGCCCAGGACTGGACGAAGGACGAAGCTATGCTTAAGCATATTCACGAGTCTTTTTCCACTGTGGGTATGACTGATTCTGCCTAG
- the LOC131052592 gene encoding uncharacterized protein LOC131052592 gives MKKGTSDTRTSKASDTKEKGKRGRVESRLALVKAKDLDQPKRPRGRPPKNIDSTKEIGSSSVPKRQVHRTPKRKNKICSFPSAIQQNWEEVKFHLLEIQKEIEKIKIEMVNVQLEQATIVATLKNGIKTQQEAITKIKREMMDVQFQQIVQAEVISNIS, from the exons ATGAAGAAGGGTACAAGTGACACGAGAACAAGTAAAGCATCTGACACAA AGGAGAAGGGAAAGAGAGGAAGAGTCGAATCAAGGTTGGCATTGGTTAAAGCAAAAGATTTAGACCAACCAAAACGACCTAGGGGAAGACCCCCTAAGAACATCGATTCTACAAAGGAGATTGGTTCGTCAAGTGTACCTAAGAGACAAGTCCATCGAACCCCAAAGAG GAAAAATAAAATATGTTCCTTCCCATCAGCAATTCAGCAAAACTGGGAAGAAGTCAAATTCCATCTTCTTGAAATACAAAAGGAGAttgagaaaataaagatagagatggTTAACGTGCAACTTGAACAGGCTACAATTGTGGCTACATTAAAGAATGGAATAAAAACCCAACAAGAAGCTATCACTAAAATCAAAAGAGAGATGATGGATGTTCAGTTCCAGCAAATTGTGCAAGCAGAAGTCATATCTAACATATCTTAG